Below is a genomic region from Octopus bimaculoides isolate UCB-OBI-ISO-001 chromosome 29, ASM119413v2, whole genome shotgun sequence.
GTAATCAGAAAttttctctgtgggacaagcctatTGTAGTTCATGCATCCGCCACTAGAAGTCACTTGATGCAATCTTCAGTCACCAGTCTGCTGCCCAGCAGCATTGTGGGTAGTCATATTGTCACATGGGCCATCTTCCATTTTGCAGTGCTTCTATAtctgttcattgatttttttgcgacagctgaaatgaaggaacggcgtgcttctgtgaaattctgttttctgctggggaaatgCCAACTGAAACAGTTGCCATACTTCAAACAACTCACAAGGATGCTGCCTTGaataaaacacaagtttacgagtagcttccacactttaggaatggtcacttgtcgcttgaagaccaacttcaatcaggactgacctcccaaacaaatgaaaacatcatgaaaattcatgaactgatcttggggagctgtcaccgaacaattgatgaacttgttgatatgactggtgtgacCTGGTGCTCCTGCCAATGTATGttgagcaaggaattgcaaaTGGAAAATCAAGAGCAGTCACAATTGAATGGGTGAATTACTGTTTTGTTCAAATTCCTCAATATCTTAaggtttcttgttttatttcagaGTATCATacaattattctttcattttttttcacttgtttcagtcacttcaccgtgaccatgctagagcaccaccttttagttgaagaaatcaactcctgaacttattctatcggtctcttttgccaaaccactaacttacacgggtgtaaacacaccagcatcggttgtcaagcgatgttgggggggacaaacacagacacacaaacatatacacacacacacatacatatatcttatgatatttactttgttttatattatactcattgattgtgcttttaattattaatttttctacatgtgatagtggattttcatcgatgagttcttgaaacttggttcttttccctaaaactatatatttttatatatatattttaatctataaagctcaatttaattttaattttttataaattgattttaattgagttttgacctgtaattttggattttgtccctaatattattattattatatatatatatgtatatatatatacatatatacgacgagcttctttcagtttccgtctaccaaatccactcacaaggctttggttggcccgaggctatagtagaagacacttgcccaaggtgccacgcagtgggacagaacccggaaccatgtggttcataagcaagctacttaccacacagccatgcctgggccCTTGTTGACGTAACAAATTCTTTACATTAGATGtatcaatatttttatcaacttttaTTGACTAAAGGAAGCTGATATATCTATAAGGAGCATTCATCAATGCATTAACctttttatataaagaaaatctatGGCAAACAGTGGCAGAATATTGTTAGTTAGGAATGCATAAATGTTTAGCTCtccttcgagagaatgatttaccacaggtattacaatggtatggcttctctcctgtatgtgtacgtttgtgttttgtCAAGTTACTGCTTAGAGAGAACGATGTGccgcagatatcacagcgatatggcctATCCCCtgaatgaatgtgtttgtgtttactgaAATAACTAccatcagagaatgatttaccacagatttcacaacgatatggcttctcacctgtatgagtacgtttgtgtttaaCCAAATTACCTCTctgagagaataatttaccacagatatcacagcgatatggtttttccccagtatgaatacgtttgtgaatagtCAAGTGACTACCTGTAGCGAAGGatataccacatatatcacatcgatatggcttctcacctgtatgaatgcgtttgtgtttagttaaaacaccattttcagagaatgatgtaccacacacatcacagcaatatggcttctcacctgtatgaatgcgtttgtgtttcgCTAAAACAGTATACTgagtaaatgatttaccacagatgtcacaacgGAATGGCTTCTCCCccgtatgtgtacgtttgtgtttagtcaagttaCCGCTTACAGAGAATGAtgtaccacagatgtcacagtgatatggcttctctcctgtatgcatACGTCTGTGTTTAGTTAAATGAACAGACTGtgaaaatgattttccacagacatCACAGCAGTACGGCTTATCTCCtgaatgaatgcgtttgtgtttagtgaaataactgccatcagagaatgatttaccacagatttcacaatgatagggcttctctcctgtatgaatatatttatgtgtaacaaAGTTACCTCtaagagagaatgatttgccacagatatcacagtgatagtcTTTATctcctgtgtgcgtgtgtttgtgttttgttaggTGTTCATTTCGACggaatgattttccacaaatatcacaggAATATGGCTTATCTCCTGCATGAATACATTCGTGCCTAGTCAAGCTATCTCTTTCAGAGAATGCTTCATCACAGACATCACACTGGTACGATgattctccttcctcttcctttaaATCACAAACAACATCAGTCTTTTCAGACGTGTTATTACATAATTTTCCTTCCatagttttcctcctcttttctACAATATACAGGTGTTTTCCGTGTTTCTGTTCTTTTTAGATATCGATACTAATAGACACCAAAGATTCGTTATATGAAGAacattttcttttagtctttaaaAGATGATGTACCNNNNNNNNNNNNNNNNNNNNNNNNNNNNNNNNNNNNNNNNNNNNNNNNNNNNNNNNNNNNNNNNNNNNNNNNNNNNNNNNNNNNNNNNNNNNNNNNNNNNNNNNNNNNNNNNNNNNNNNNNNNNNNNNNNNNNNNNNNNNNNNNNNNNNNNNNNNNNNNNNNNNNNNNNNNNNNNNNNNNNNNNNNNNNNNNNNNNNNNNNNNNNNNNNNNNNNNNNNNNNNNNNNNNNNNNNNNNNNNNNNNNNNNNNNNNNNNNNNNNNNNNNNNNNNNNNNNNNNNNNNNNNNNNNNNNNNNNNNNNNNNNNNNNNNNNNNNNNNNNNNNNNNNNNNNNNNNNNNNNNNNNNNNNNNNNNNNNNNNNNNNNNNNNNNNNNNNNNNNNNNNNNNNNNNNNNNNNNNNNNNNNNNNNNNNNNNNNNNNNNNNNNNNNNNNNNNNNNNNNNNNNNNNNNNNNNNNNNNNNNNNNNNNNNNNNNNNNNNNNNNNNNNNNNNNNNNNNNNNNNNNNNNNNNNNNNNNNNNNNNNNNNNNNNNNNNNNNNNNNNNNNNNNNNNNNNNNNNNNNNNNNNNNNNNNNNNNNNNNNNNNNNNNNNNNNNNNNNNNNNNNNNNNNNNNNNNNNNNNNNNNNNNNNNNNNNNNNNNNNNNNNNNNNNNNNNNNNNNNNNNNNNNNNNNNNNNNNNNNNNNNNNNNNNNNNNNNNNNNNNNNNNNNNNNNNNNNNNNNNNNNNNNNNNNNNNNNNNNNNNNNNNNNNNNNNNNNNNNNNNNNNNNNNNNNNNNNNNNNNNNNNNNNNNNNNNNNNNNNNNNNNNNNNNNNNNNNNNNNNNNNNNNNNNNNNNNNNNNNNNNNNNNNNNNNNNNNNNNNNNNNNNNNNNNNNNNNNNNNNNNNNNNNNNNNNNNNNNNNNNNNNNNNNNNNNNNNNNNNNNNNNNNNNNNNNNNNNNNNNNNNNNNNNNNNNNNNNNNNNNNNNNNNNNNNNNNNNNNNNNNNNNNNNNNNNNNNNNNNNNNNNNNNNNNNNNNNNNNNNNNNNNNNNNNNNNNNNNNNNNNNNNNNNNNNNNNNNNNNNNNNNNNNNNNNNNNNNNNNNNNNNNNNNNNNNNNNNNNNNNNNNNNNNNNNNNNNNNNNNNNNNNNNNNNNNNNNNNNNNNNNNNNNNNNNNNNNNNNNNNNNNNNNNNNNNNNNNNNNNNNNNNNNNNNNNNNNNNNNNNNNNNNNNNNNNNNNNNNNNNNNNNNNNNNNNNNNNNNNNNNNNNNNNNNNNNNNNNNNNNNNNNNNNNNNNNNNNNNNNNNNNNNNNNNNNNNNNNNNNNNNNNNNNNNNNNNNNNNNNNNNNNNNNNNNNNNNNNNNNNNNNNATCAACGAAGTGAAAAGGTTTTTGTTGACAGAGGGCTAGGGGCACTGTTTGATATCACTGGTTCTCTCAATGTTATTACCattttgtctcttctctttttcaaCTCTTACTGACACTGCTATGAGAGAATAATTTATCTTagatatcacaacgatatggtttTTTTCTCAGTGTGAATACATTTGTGACTAGTTAACTGGCTACGtgaagaaaatgatttaccacagatgtcacaatgatagggcttctctcctgtatgaatgcgtacgTGATTAGTTAAAGCACCATTTGtatagaatgatttaccacagatatcacagcaatatggcttttcacctgtatgaatacgtttgtgagtttTCAAGTTATAGGCTGcagaaaatgatttactacagatatcacaatgatatggcttctcccctgtatgtgtacgtttgtgtttagtcaagttaGAGCTTACAGAGAATGATGtgccacagatgtcacagtgatatggtttctctcctgtatgcatACGTCTGTGTTTAGTTAAATCAACAGATTCatagaacgatttaccacagacatcacagcagTACGGCCTGTCTCCTGAatgaatgcgtttatgtattATGAAAGAATTGCtgccagagaatgatttaccacagatgtcacagcaATATACTTTCTCACCAGTATGAATACGCATGTGCTTATTTAGATTGGATTTTTGAGTTAACGCTTTACCACAGATGTTACAGCGATAAGCTTTATAACCTGTATGAGTGAGTTTGTGTCTTGTTAAGTGGTAATTTCGACggaatgattttccacaaatatcacaggAATATGGCTTATCTCCTGCATGAATACATTCGTGCCTAGTCAAGCTATCTCTTTCAGAGAATGCTTCATCACAGACATCACACTGGTACGATgattctccttcctcttcctttaaATCACAAACATCAGTCTTTACAGATGCGTTATTACATAATTTTCCTTCCATAGTTTCCCTCCTCTTTTCtacaatatacatgtgttttCCTTCTGTCCGTTCTTTTTAGATATTGATACTAATAGACACCAAAGATTCGTTATATGAAGAacattttcttttagtctttaaaAGATGATGTACATCGATGCAACCAATTCTTTGATGCCAATGTCATTTGATAttctgaaagaagaaagaaattatagaGTAAGACAGAGAAGATTgttaaccgtttagcatttaaagcagATATTATCTGGTCGAAGTATTTTACCtattttaatgttcaaactgcacatgtctggcctctcacacctagctTACAATGtctttctcaaaataaacaatcacaacgcccgttctgggaatcgaaaccgcgagtccgctgccctaaccactgggccattgcgcctcctctccACAATCCATAAAGACTTAAAAACAGAACAGGTACAACAGGAACGCAGACACAGAcaggaacaagcacacacacacgcacgtacaaccCATTAGCTCTCCTCCTCTCATTTCGGCAACTGTCATTCGCTTCCACGGAAACATCCGGATTATGTCGGGTTTGCGTGTCCCCACCTCCcaaacatcgcatgacaaccaatgctggtgtgtttatgtcctagtaacatagcagttcggcaaaagacccgttagaataagttctaggcttacaaagaataagtcctgaggtcggtttgctcgactaaaggccgtgctccgcCTTAGATATACtgcgttatatataaacaaagctcAATTttttagaaccgttgagatgtattgaaatatacaagGTATGGAAATGGTTTATCCCCAAACGCAGAATAATGCTGAATAGCATGAATAGAATAAGCGATCAGCCACGAGACCCTAACTCACATTTCTGTGATTATCGTGTGCGTGTAGTTCTGGAACAGGTGCCCTTCTAAGTCCATACCTCACGGGGAAAAAGGGAATAAAAGGTGCCAAAGAGTTGGGGAGGAAAACTGTAacgtaaaaaaaatgaaatgcaaaataacaaTGCCGTCTTCGTTTCGGAGAGtaccaaaataataatttatgatttGTGAAACACAAAAtgttaaataacagaaaattcctgttttttgcttttcttttgagGCATGGGACATCGAGAGAGAAAATTTCGCTAAAATGTGTATATAGTATCTTACCTGCTATCGATATAAAAGTCAGTGTTTTCGGTGAGATCGTTTAAATTACAATAAACGTCCTTCCAATACCTCAAAAGACAAATCATANNNNNNNNNNNNNNNNNNNNNNNNNNNNNNNNNNNNNNNNNNNNNNNNNNNNNNNNNNNNNNNNNNNNNNNNNNNNNNNNNNNNNNNNNNNNNNNNNNNNNNNNNNNNNNNNNNNNNNNNNNNNNNNNNNNNNNNNNNNNNNNNNNNNNNNNNNNNNNNNNNNNNNNNNNNNNNNNNNNNNNNNNNNNNNNNNNNNNNNNNNNNNNNNNNNNNNNNNNNNNNNNNNNNNNNNNNNNNNNNNNNNNNNNNNNNNNNNNNNNNNNNNNNNNNNNNNNNNNNNNNNNNNNNNNNNNNNNNNNNNNNNNNNNNNNNNNNNNNNNNNNNNNNNNNNNNNNNNNNNNNNNNNNNNNNNNNNNNNNNNNNNNNNNNNNNNNNNNNNNNNNNNNNNNNNNNNNNNNNNNNNNNNNNNNNNNNNNNNNNNNNNNNNNNNNNNNNNNNNNNNNNNNNNNNNNNNNNNNNNNNNNNNNNNNNNNNNNNNNNNNNNNNNNNNNNNNNNNNNNNNNNNNNNNNNNNNNNNNNNNNNNNNNNNNNNNNNNNNNNNNNNNNNNNNNNNNNNNNNNNNNNNNNNNNNNNNNNNNNNNNNNNNNNNNNNNNNNNNNNNNNNNNNNNNNNNNNNNNNNNNNNNNNNNNNNNNNNNNNNNNNNNNNNNNNNNNNNNNNNNNNNNNNNNNNNNNNNNNNNNNNNNNNNNNNNNNNNNNNNNNNNNNNNNNNNNNNNNNNNNNNNNNNNNNNNNNNNNNNNNNNNNNNNNNNNNNNNNNNNNNNNNNNNNNNNNNNNNNNNNNNNNNNNNNNNNNNNNNNNNNNNNNNNNNNNNNNNNNNNNNNNNNNNNNNNNNNNNNNNNNNNNNNNNNNNNNNNNNNNNNNNNNNNNNNNNNNNNNNNNNNNNNNNNNNNNNNNNNNNNNNNNNNNNNNNNNNNNNNNNNNNNNNNNNNNNNNNNNNNNNNNNNNNNNNNNNNatatatatattttctatatcttaaAGTGAATCAAATATCCGAAAACGAAAGATACTCTAATGCAGTGGTTGTcgaccatttttttcttttttatctatgaaccaCTTTCATAATCATTTAGATTTGGTggatcctcatagccattcggtgtttaaaaactagttttatagaaacctgTTTCAAAATTCTTAATTCAGTTTTCCATACATTGACTTGTATGTACAAAATTTTTTGCCTAAGTTGTGGTAACTACAATAATTTCTATGAACTCTCCATGTGAGTACAGTATATATTTTGACTGAGACACTGCAGCTCGTTGCTTTCACtcacaacaattaaaaaaatgtgttaatgctggggttttcaaactttttgacttgtggacccctttatatttcaggctttaccttagggatccccttataaacgcttatgaaatttatacataaatatttgcttaaaataacatatttttacattatgtataaaccaggggttttcaaactttttgacttgcggacccctttatatttcaggctttaccttaggaacccccttataaacgcttatgaaatttacacataaatatttgcttaaaataacatatatttttacatttatttatttaacagtatttaacaaaataggtttattgtcaattaaaagattttgattaaaaaacatgtataaaatcaaattgtccataaaaagtatttgctgtccatggaccctctgtcttgtccttgcggaccaaagtttgaaaacccctgcactagaccaggggttttcaaactttttgacttgcggacttTACCTAAGTTGTGGTAACTACAATAATTTCTATGAACTCTCCATGTGAGTACAGTATATATTTTGACTGAGACActgcttatgaaatttacacataaatatttgcttatgaaatttacacataaatatttgcttaaaataacatatatttttacatttatttatttaacagtatttaacaaaataggtttattgtcaattaaaagatttcgattaaaaaacatataaaatcaaattgcccataaaaagtatttgctgtccacggacccctgtcttgtccttgcggaccccctgtggtctgcagaccagtttgaaaacccctgggtaAATGTTAAACGATGTCTCATTTCCTTATTTCCCTTTTTCATTCTTCACGCAAAATTTAGTGGCTGTCTGTAAATAAAATGTAACCACTCAAAAGTGGTCGACCCTGACGAAAGATGCTTCTGCCTTCTGACCGAAGCCATCATTTAATCAACTACACTTACATGGTCGGCtacaaacaaaaactgaaatacgCAAAACTTCTCTGAAAATTCATACCCCCACCACTGAATTTTGGATGGggggttatatggggtgcttaaactaGAATTCCAtctgtgttatatatgtaattattatctCTGTTGCTAAAAGGGCGACGAGCttatagaatcattagcatgccagacaaaattatGAATGGCATTTAATCCGCTTTCTCTTTGGATATCTCTCCTTTGTGCAATTAGGTGCTCCTTCTAATTTTAACATCTTTGAGCCTGTCTTATTGCATCTTGTGCTCATCTTTCTTGTCTCACTTCTTGTGATTGATATAATAACCTTAATATATTGTTTAACCTTCTTGCATCCAGTTCTTTCTGAGTGACACTGGCTGTTCTtcacctttgtctctctctggaTAATCATCACCTTCTGTCTGATTCATTCTCCATAGCAGGTGGACGAGTATatttaatacaacaaaagaagCTTCAAAACAAATgagtatatcagtgtgtgtgtacagtagttCGTTTATACTTCTATACATAACCATACAAAGTCCAAAATTACACAGGATTACATTAACGGCATGCAcagactttttgtttttttctccagtAATGTCTAaacattctctgtctctcacacactttaCTGCCTGAAAGGGAATAAGATCTCGAGGACAAACTTCAATGCCTTGGCAAAAttcttcattcataaatatttacaaacatcactGAAACAGcaagtatttgtaaatatttacaattaccttccttttatatttagctttctttaaacagacaacattACCAATCTTGCCTTCAAttgagaatattttaattttatgtcttaAAAATTACTACTTGTTTACAGATGGTATGTTCTACAGGGTGCGGCATAAATACTGTTACAAAAGTTCAAAActatttttcataataatattcaaaGAATTCTAATGATTTATTTGAGTTAAATGATAGTTTATTATATGTTTTCTTGTATTTCAGAAACtacatattaaaattttgttgcaatGTCTGTTGAATGGAAGAGAAAATTCATCATGGAGCAACATGAGAAGGGCATGCGTCCACCTGAAATATTCAAGTTAGGGAAAAACCTCAAAATTAACAGAATGTTGATAAAAAGGACGATTGATCGTTACCAGGAAACTTCTTCGATCAAAGATAGACAAAGATCAGGCCGTCCCCGCACCNNNNNNNNNNNNNNNNNNNNNNNNNNNNNNNNNNNNNNNNNNNNNNNNNNNNNNNNNNNNNNNNNNNNNNNNNNNNNNNNNNNNNNNNNNNNNNNNNNNNNNNNNNNNNNNNNNNNNNNNNNNNNNNNNNNNNNNNNNNNNNNNNNNNNNNNNNNNNNNNNNNNNNNNNNNNNNNNNNNNNNNNNNNNNNNNNNNNNNNNNNNNNNNNNNNNNNNNNNNNNNNNNNNNNNNNNNNNNNNNNNNNNNNNNNNNNNNNNNNNNNACAAACATCACCAAGGACTACACGGAGGATATGCAAAAGTGACCTAAAGTTGTCACCCTATAAACTCCAAAAGAGACAGCTTCTCTCCACGCCCACAATTGAAAAGAGACTCAGCAGAAGCAGACTCTTGTTGAACCGTATTAAAGATGGCACGCTCCGTAACATCATCTTTAGTGATAAAAAGTTATTCTCAGTTCAACAGTCTCACAATCATCAAAATGACCGAATCCTTGCTAAAAGTATTGAGGCAATACCTGGTAATGCAGGAAAGGTTTTCAGGACCAAAAAACCAGCATCAGTGATGGTCTGGGCATCCATTTCTGAAACAGGGAAAACTCCACTTGTTTTTGTCCCTCCAGGAATCAAGATAAACAAAGAACGGTACATCGAGGACATTCTGGAAGGTGCGTTGATACCATGGTGCAATTCAGTGTACGGTGATGAAGTTTGAACTTTCCAACAAGATGGGGCAACGGGCCACACGTCTCGATTAACACAACAATGGTGTAGAGACAACTGTCCGTCCTGGATCAGCAAAGAAGAATGGCCTCCCTCATCACTTGATCTTAACGCTCTTGATTATTCTTTGTGGTCAATTCTGGAGAATGAAGCCTGCTCTTCTCCTTGCCAAAATATTGAAGCTCTAAAGAAAAAATTGACCAAGTGCTGGGATAAAATACCCTTAGATGTTGTGTGTGCTGCTATAGATGACTTCCCAAAAAGACTTCGTAGTGTTGTGAAGGCACAAGGTAAGCATTTTGAATAAAAGTTACACCATATTGTTCCTTGGGCATTTGCAAAGCATATTTTGTAATAGTGGgttgttaaataaatttttgtcTGGATAAatctgtgttttattttgtaacaGTATTTATGCCCCACCCTGTATTAACTTTGCAACATTTTAAGCAGAAAAATCGTCCAGAAGTCAAACAACCAGAGAgatacacaaaaaataatttcaaggtgaaaaaatcttatttattcatcttATATAATGTTATTAATGTTCAAGCGAAAAAATACAAATCAGTATTCATTgaatcaaaaatgaaaatgttattgctgagagagagagagagaaagtgagagaaatacagagagtgaaaaagagtgagagtgtgtctgtagatagaaagatagagagagagaaagtgaaagagaggcagTGTTCATCAATAAAGTGAAAAGGTTTTCATTGAGAGAGAGGTCGAGAGGCACTGTTTGATACCACTCCCTCTCtcattgttattaccattttgtctcttttcttttttaactcttACTGACACTGCTATTTCCTTATCAAAAGAttttagacaaacttacaaacaagCTCATTATTACAATAAATTACTAAGAAAGTAGCAAGCTAGCAGAACAATGAGCACAtctggcaaaatacttaacggtaatccatccatctttaagttctcagttcaaattccaccaaggtggacCTTGTTTCATCCTTTTAGAATCAATAgcataaatatcagtcaagtgctggggttgatgtaatagatttAACTCCCACCCACAAGCTTCCTGGCCTTGTGTTAATATTTGCAACCAATAATGTTAGTTATGAttctgtataaacacatacacgtttaGTTAAGTTAtagttttgagagaatgatttactacaagtatcacaatgatatggcttctc
It encodes:
- the LOC106879002 gene encoding zinc finger protein 506 produces the protein MEGKLCNNTSEKTDVVCDLKEEEGESSYQCDVCDEAFSERDSLTRHECIHAGDKPYSCDICGKSFRRNEHLTKHKHTHTGDKDYHCDICGKSFSLRGDKPYCCDVCGKSFSQSVHLTKHRRMHTGEKPYHCDICGTSFSVSGNLTKHKRTHTGEKPFRCDICGKSFTQYTVLAKHKRIHTEQFIPMCSACEDFG
- the LOC106879013 gene encoding zinc finger protein 239-like, producing MYIVEKRRETMEGKLCNNASVKTDVCDLKEEEGESSYQCDVCDEAFSERDSLTRHECIHAGDKPYSCDICGKSFRRNYHLTRHKLTHTGYKAYRCNICGKALTQKSNLNKHMRIHTGEKVYCCDICGKSFSGSNSFIIHKRIHSGDRPYCCDVCGKSFYESVDLTKHRRMHTGEKPYHCDICGTSFSVSSNLTKHKRTHTGEKPYHCDICSKSFSAAYNLKTHKRIHTGEKPYCCDICGKSFYTNGALTNHVRIHTGEKPYHCDICGKSFSSRSQLTSHKCIHTEKKTISL